In Candidatus Methylacidiphilales bacterium, the genomic stretch CCCCAGGAAATTTGAGGACGGTGATTTGAAAAAGCTCTCTTGTTTGACTCCGCTCGCATTCCATTTTGCTTTAATCTGAACCTTATCCTGTCCTTGCCCTATGACCATGAAGGTAATTGTTTTATCCGGCGGGCCAGTCCAACCCAAATCAGTGCTTTTCGTGGATACCAGAAAATAGCCGCCATCAATGACAGCGTAGGCTGAAAATAAAGAATCCATCCCGTTTCCGGTTTTTTTGTATTTGATAGTGATAAGGCCGGCTGGCGGATATGTCGGTTCCAGCTTCTTGCCTCGCATGACGTAAACCAACTGAAAATCATCAGGAAGTGGTGCCAGTGAAATATCCAGAATCTCCTGATTGGAGAACATCATCTGCTGCACCCTGGCCGCCGCCTCCCTGTCCGATTGGGACATTCCAAGCAAAATAGGAAATCGCATTGAGCTTCTCAGGGCTTTTTTCCTGGATGGCAGTTTTGAAGGCGGAAATAAACTCCTCCGGCGTTTTGGACTGTCCGTGCGAAACGGCAGGAAGCATTCCAATGGCGACTGTGATGATAACGGACAGGAATTTCATATTTCTCTGAATTCAAAATTCTGAATTCTGACTTTTCTTTTGCGCTTTATTTCCTGTGTTTGAGCTCGGACTGCATGTAGTCCAGCTCCGTGTTGAGCTCCTCGATCCGCAGCCTGCCGGTGTAGCGGTTCACAAGTCGCCAATCGGGATCGATGATCAGGGTGCTCGGAATGGCGTCAATGCCTCCGAATTGCTCGTAAAAGGAGCTTTCCACAACCGCGACGGGATAATTGAAGTTCATGTCATGGGCAAACGCCTGGATGTTCTCTCCGCTTTTACTGGCCACGCAAATTCCCAGAAACACGACATTTGGATTTTTAATCTCGTGTCGCAGGCGGATGAGCTCGGGTATTTCGCGGGCGCTGCCGGGCGACCACGTGGCCCAAAAATTGAGCACCACGATCTTGCCTTTGAGGTCCTGGCTCGACATCTGCGTGCCGTCCAGCGCTTTCAGGGTGAAGTCCGGGGCTGGGAGGGGCGAAATACTGCGCTGGGGGGGCTGTCCTGGGCCTGAACAACCGGTAATGCAGGCCACCAGCCATGCGGTGGACAATAAGAGGCAGCAAATTCTCATCCGCATAGGTGACTGGTTTCGAGTCTAAAACACAATCAAAAACTTTAATCCGTCTGAGATGCTGTTGCCTTGTGGACACTACTGAAGAAAAGGACAGATTGTCATAAGCCTACGATTATATAGACTGCAGACTTATGGTGTTCTATTTCCTCGTCCTAGGTGTTGGGGGTTTGAAGGGCCCGCCACCGACCTTAGAGAATATGATTCATCAAGTCGCTTCTGTGGTGATTGTTCTAGGGCTGTATTTGATATGGCGCACTTACATCAAACGGAGATGAAGTAGTGTTATTTGCAATTTAATATAACATATATTGTGCGAAGTAATTATTCAATCCAGCCCCAGCGCTTGCTAAACGGCCAGTACACCATCAAGGCCGTTCCAACCAGGTTTTCTCTCGGCACATATTTCCAATACCGGCTGTCCAGGCTGTTCCGGCTGTTGTCGCCCATCGCCCAATAGGAATTCTCCGGAATGCTTATCTCATCGTCCGGCACCACAAGATAATTTGCCCGCTCAGCGTGAACATAACCGTTGTAGCCGCCCTGCTTGGCGTAGTTCCTGTCAAACGCCTTGGAGTGCAGAATCTTCCCATTCGAAAGGAGATAAGGCTCCTCGATCTTTAGCGTCACGCCCGGTACGCCCACGCAGCGTTTGATGTAATATTCCGTCACACCTGCGGTTTGGCGTTCCAATCCCGCGATGTCCTTGGTCGTGAACACGAAAACCTCGCCCTGCTTGGGCAGCCTGAAGTTGTAGGCCATTTTGTTGACAAAAATGTGGTCGCCCGCCTCCACTGAAAAATTGGCGACGTCCTCTCCGGCCTTGAATTTTCTGCCCTCACGGATTTCAGGAGCGCCCTTCAACACATTTTCAGGCTCGGTAAACAAATGATAATCCTTATCGTTGAAACGCAGCGTTGTAAATGTCAGCAAGGGTACCGGCCGCCATGGGTTGACAGCTTCCACAGTACCGTCCGAAGGCGCCACGAAGCGATGGTACGTCTTGCCGAAAGCGGCATAATCCAGAACCTGGTAAAAAATATTCGGCGTCGGACCCGTATGTGACTCTTGTGAAATACCCCACAAGGTCGGCATCATCGAACCTGTCGGGATTTTGAAGGGCTGGACAAAATAAGTACGCAGTGCCAGGGCGATCACCAGCGCTACAAATATGACTTCAATATTTTCAGCCCAACCATCCGCTCTCGTCGCGCCCGGAAAGAGCTTCTCAATCTGCTTCGGTGT encodes the following:
- a CDS encoding redoxin domain-containing protein — encoded protein: MRICCLLLSTAWLVACITGCSGPGQPPQRSISPLPAPDFTLKALDGTQMSSQDLKGKIVVLNFWATWSPGSAREIPELIRLRHEIKNPNVVFLGICVASKSGENIQAFAHDMNFNYPVAVVESSFYEQFGGIDAIPSTLIIDPDWRLVNRYTGRLRIEELNTELDYMQSELKHRK
- the lepB gene encoding signal peptidase I — protein: MSEKSLERFESLKSELEEVAANRIQDGHAEKVLDQTPKQIEKLFPGATRADGWAENIEVIFVALVIALALRTYFVQPFKIPTGSMMPTLWGISQESHTGPTPNIFYQVLDYAAFGKTYHRFVAPSDGTVEAVNPWRPVPLLTFTTLRFNDKDYHLFTEPENVLKGAPEIREGRKFKAGEDVANFSVEAGDHIFVNKMAYNFRLPKQGEVFVFTTKDIAGLERQTAGVTEYYIKRCVGVPGVTLKIEEPYLLSNGKILHSKAFDRNYAKQGGYNGYVHAERANYLVVPDDEISIPENSYWAMGDNSRNSLDSRYWKYVPRENLVGTALMVYWPFSKRWGWIE